From Sulfurovum zhangzhouensis, one genomic window encodes:
- a CDS encoding TatD family hydrolase, translating into MIIDTHCHLDDERYNKDLDIVLANAKSKGVEKFIIPGADPKSLPRAVEIAEKYDDVYFAVGVHPYDAAEYDRAVLEPYVHHPKCVAIGECGLDYYRLPESEEEIVAEKKLQKEVFIDQIEWAKELDKPLIVHIREANADSLELLEKYAGDRGGVLHCYNADEQLLKLAKNNFYYGIGGVLTFKNARKLINVYPKIPTDRLLIETDAPYLTPHPHRGERNEPSYTTLVADKMSELSGISRKEIEKLTTDNSLRLFSL; encoded by the coding sequence ATGATCATTGACACACATTGTCATCTGGATGATGAACGATACAATAAAGACCTGGATATTGTGCTTGCCAATGCTAAGTCTAAGGGTGTAGAAAAGTTTATTATCCCCGGTGCAGATCCTAAAAGTCTTCCTAGGGCAGTGGAGATAGCGGAAAAGTATGATGATGTCTATTTTGCCGTTGGTGTGCATCCTTATGATGCAGCTGAGTATGACAGGGCTGTTTTAGAACCGTATGTTCATCATCCAAAATGTGTAGCAATAGGTGAATGTGGATTGGATTATTATCGGCTACCTGAGTCTGAGGAAGAGATAGTAGCTGAAAAAAAACTGCAAAAAGAGGTCTTTATCGATCAGATTGAATGGGCTAAAGAACTTGATAAACCTCTCATCGTACATATCCGTGAGGCTAATGCTGACTCCTTGGAACTTCTTGAAAAATATGCAGGTGACAGGGGAGGAGTACTACACTGTTACAATGCGGATGAGCAGTTACTTAAACTTGCAAAGAATAACTTCTATTACGGTATCGGAGGAGTGCTTACATTCAAAAATGCACGCAAACTAATCAATGTCTATCCTAAAATTCCAACGGATAGACTCCTTATCGAAACGGATGCACCTTATCTTACGCCGCATCCGCACCGGGGTGAGAGAAACGAGCCTTCTTATACTACACTGGTTGCCGATAAGATGTCAGAACTCTCAGGTATTTCTAGAAAAGAGATAGAAAAGCTCACTACTGATAATAGTTTAAGGCTCTTTTCTTTGTAA
- a CDS encoding cold-shock protein: protein MAELVKGTVKWFNDEKGYGFIAQENGGPDVFVHFRQVNNTSGGRVSLQEGQAVTFEIGQGQKGPQAENVTPL from the coding sequence ATGGCAGAATTAGTCAAAGGTACAGTAAAATGGTTTAACGATGAAAAAGGTTATGGATTCATAGCACAAGAGAACGGAGGTCCTGATGTATTCGTACACTTCCGTCAAGTTAATAACACAAGCGGTGGTCGTGTATCACTTCAAGAAGGACAAGCAGTTACTTTTGAGATCGGTCAAGGACAAAAAGGTCCTCAGGCAGAAAATGTAACTCCTCTATAA
- a CDS encoding ATP-dependent helicase, with protein MPFSTLNDEQLSAATAPLGHNLIIASAGTGKTSTIVGRIGHLLKSDIDPSKILLLTFTNKAAGEMLSRLEQYFPKSVVSKVESGTFHAVSYRWLKTLYPNLALKQPGELKTLFRSIYEKRNFARMNISTQPFSASYLYEMYSLYQNASLESFDTWFLEKYPEHETLMDAYVDITEEFEREKIEYGFASFNDLLLRMREHLKTNNLGFEEVLVDEYQDTNTLQSALIDELKPKSLFCVGDYDQSIYAFNGANIENIATFSKRYKDSQVYTLKTNYRSTAPILSLANRVIERNERIYPKKLEVGRKGKTHPPRLLMYNDLFEQYQSIAHSIKTTHVPNNQIAVIFRNNSSADGIEASLREYGITCKRKGGTSFFETKEVKFLLDLLSLQLNPKDMMAFIHIFEYAAGVGSALSKEIFQCFIHFGHGSLMQGVLHPRIFELPNFKPNKNVQLGLFDDDLEIGSAARFTHLGLDKEIMAHPLLKHPKLTQEGVKFFQEFYRYILAVEAMDNPAQILSTAMRSKLYEKVVDILSNQRARLKSGEVDPDKKTQAKERIERKARLLWELGRQYKELSRFVNAMILGGNELSEGDGVNLLTVHASKGLEFPEVYVVDLVDGRFPNRKMMSSIEEERRLFYVAVTRAKDKLYLSLAKYDKMKKIDYKPSQFLHEAGLIKGEFVEEKK; from the coding sequence ATGCCATTTAGTACACTCAATGATGAGCAGCTCAGTGCTGCAACTGCACCGCTGGGACACAACCTCATCATTGCATCCGCAGGAACAGGAAAAACATCTACTATTGTAGGAAGAATCGGACATCTTCTTAAATCGGATATAGATCCGTCAAAAATACTCCTTTTAACTTTTACCAATAAAGCAGCGGGGGAAATGCTTTCACGCCTTGAGCAATACTTTCCCAAAAGTGTTGTATCCAAAGTTGAATCCGGTACATTTCATGCTGTAAGTTACAGGTGGCTTAAAACGTTATATCCCAACTTAGCGCTAAAACAGCCGGGTGAACTTAAGACACTTTTTAGAAGTATCTATGAGAAGCGTAATTTTGCCCGTATGAATATCTCTACACAGCCGTTTTCTGCAAGCTACCTTTATGAGATGTACAGTCTTTATCAAAATGCATCTTTGGAAAGTTTTGATACATGGTTTTTGGAAAAATATCCGGAACATGAAACACTTATGGATGCTTATGTAGATATCACTGAGGAGTTTGAAAGAGAAAAAATTGAGTATGGTTTTGCCTCCTTTAACGATCTTCTTCTAAGGATGCGGGAACACCTTAAGACCAATAACCTTGGTTTTGAGGAGGTACTTGTAGATGAATATCAGGATACCAACACCCTGCAAAGTGCACTCATCGATGAACTTAAACCAAAATCACTCTTCTGTGTAGGCGATTACGATCAGAGTATTTATGCCTTTAACGGTGCAAATATTGAAAATATCGCGACATTTTCCAAACGTTATAAAGACTCACAGGTTTATACACTTAAAACCAACTACCGTTCTACTGCGCCTATCCTTTCACTGGCAAACCGTGTGATAGAACGAAATGAGCGTATCTATCCTAAAAAACTTGAAGTAGGGCGGAAAGGTAAAACACATCCGCCTAGATTGTTGATGTACAATGATCTTTTTGAACAGTACCAGTCTATTGCGCACTCTATCAAGACAACACATGTTCCTAATAACCAGATCGCGGTTATCTTTCGTAATAACTCCAGTGCAGACGGGATAGAAGCAAGTCTTCGTGAGTATGGTATTACTTGTAAAAGAAAAGGTGGCACAAGTTTCTTTGAGACCAAAGAGGTAAAGTTTCTGCTGGATCTTCTCTCCTTACAGCTAAACCCAAAAGATATGATGGCATTTATCCATATCTTTGAGTATGCTGCAGGTGTAGGTTCTGCACTTTCCAAAGAAATATTTCAATGTTTCATACATTTTGGACATGGCAGTCTTATGCAGGGTGTTTTACATCCAAGGATATTTGAGCTGCCAAATTTCAAACCCAACAAAAATGTACAATTGGGTCTTTTTGATGATGACCTTGAGATAGGAAGTGCTGCTAGATTCACTCATTTGGGCTTGGATAAAGAGATTATGGCACACCCTTTGCTCAAGCATCCAAAACTCACTCAAGAAGGGGTTAAGTTCTTTCAGGAGTTTTACCGTTATATCCTCGCTGTTGAAGCGATGGATAATCCTGCGCAGATACTCAGTACTGCAATGCGTTCAAAGCTCTATGAAAAGGTCGTTGATATTCTTTCTAACCAAAGAGCAAGACTTAAGTCCGGTGAGGTAGACCCTGACAAAAAGACGCAGGCTAAAGAACGCATCGAACGTAAGGCAAGACTGCTTTGGGAACTGGGTAGACAATATAAGGAACTGAGCCGCTTTGTGAATGCTATGATACTAGGCGGTAATGAGCTTAGTGAAGGGGATGGCGTTAATCTTCTCACTGTTCATGCTAGTAAAGGACTGGAATTCCCTGAAGTATATGTCGTTGACCTGGTAGACGGCCGTTTCCCCAACAGAAAAATGATGAGTTCTATAGAAGAGGAGCGAAGACTTTTCTATGTGGCGGTAACGCGTGCTAAAGATAAACTTTATCTCTCTTTGGCAAAATATGACAAAATGAAAAAAATTGATTATAAACCTTCTCAGTTCTTACATGAAGCGGGTCTGATAAAAGGGGAGTTTGTGGAGGAGAAGAAATAG
- the murA gene encoding UDP-N-acetylglucosamine 1-carboxyvinyltransferase, whose product MDYLEIKGGKKLSGEVTISGAKNAALPIIAATILSEKEVTLTNLPNVVDIRTLLKLLTMLGGTVEYHDNVAKINNGSISSTKAVYEIVSKMRASILVLGPLLARFGECDVSLPGGCAIGQRPIDLHLKALEAMGAHIEIRGGYVHAEAPNGLKGAKIIFDKITVGGTENIVMAAALAHGTTTIVNAAREPEIEQLCEMISRAGVKIEGIGSDELIIEGTGGKLLEFEETEIIPDRIEAGTYLCAAAITYSSITLNKVNPGHIRTSIDKLESMGCTFDVQDDQITIHPAEVLKPVNLTTLEYPGFPTDMQAQFMAVTVFAKGESIIEERLFENRFMHVSELNRLGADIWLKGNIAAVKGVERLNGADVMATDLRASSALVLAGLVAEGTTNVHRIYHLDRGYDNLEGKLSALGADITRKKEQN is encoded by the coding sequence ATGGATTATTTGGAAATCAAAGGTGGGAAAAAACTGTCAGGGGAAGTCACTATTAGCGGAGCTAAAAATGCGGCTTTACCGATTATTGCAGCTACAATTCTCAGTGAAAAAGAAGTAACACTAACAAATTTACCTAATGTGGTAGATATAAGAACTCTACTTAAACTCCTCACAATGCTGGGCGGGACTGTTGAGTATCATGATAATGTGGCTAAAATCAATAACGGTTCGATCTCTTCAACAAAAGCAGTCTATGAAATTGTCTCAAAAATGAGAGCATCAATTTTAGTACTTGGCCCTCTTTTAGCACGTTTTGGAGAATGTGATGTGTCTTTACCCGGAGGATGTGCTATCGGGCAACGTCCTATAGATTTACACCTGAAAGCCCTTGAAGCGATGGGTGCCCACATTGAGATCAGAGGTGGATATGTACATGCAGAAGCACCAAATGGATTGAAAGGTGCTAAGATCATTTTTGACAAGATCACTGTTGGTGGTACAGAAAATATCGTTATGGCTGCTGCTTTGGCACACGGGACTACAACGATCGTCAATGCTGCAAGAGAACCTGAGATTGAGCAACTTTGTGAAATGATCTCCAGGGCAGGAGTCAAAATTGAGGGTATTGGAAGTGATGAACTGATCATTGAAGGAACCGGCGGTAAATTGCTTGAGTTTGAAGAGACTGAGATAATACCTGACCGTATCGAGGCCGGGACCTATCTATGTGCAGCAGCGATCACATATTCCAGCATTACACTCAATAAGGTCAATCCTGGACATATCAGAACCTCTATTGATAAACTTGAATCCATGGGATGTACTTTTGATGTGCAAGATGATCAGATCACTATCCATCCTGCTGAAGTATTAAAACCGGTGAACCTAACAACTTTGGAGTATCCTGGCTTCCCTACTGATATGCAAGCACAGTTTATGGCTGTAACGGTATTTGCAAAAGGTGAAAGCATCATTGAAGAGCGTCTCTTTGAAAACCGATTTATGCATGTAAGTGAGTTAAACCGTTTAGGCGCGGATATCTGGCTTAAAGGTAATATCGCGGCAGTAAAAGGTGTAGAGCGCCTTAACGGAGCTGATGTAATGGCAACAGACCTAAGAGCGAGCTCTGCACTCGTACTTGCAGGACTTGTGGCTGAAGGTACAACAAATGTGCACCGTATCTACCACCTCGACAGGGGATATGATAATCTTGAAGGAAAGCTTTCTGCTTTAGGAGCAGATATTACAAGAAAAAAAGAGCAAAACTAG
- a CDS encoding CZB domain-containing protein produces the protein MQKNEVLEQLRAAKAAHINWVQRAKLLISGFQVDESSIPVNSTQCQFGKWFYSDAQKLNAMQNNPMECMSSIEQLHFDLHDIYLNIYKIYYETESKGFFEKIFGKKKKITDEAKTLAKEYFNNMEEVSKKLVAEINRMERRIVAISEKEFEAL, from the coding sequence ATGCAAAAAAATGAAGTTTTAGAACAACTTCGTGCAGCAAAAGCAGCACATATTAACTGGGTACAACGTGCAAAGTTACTTATCTCAGGATTTCAAGTTGATGAGAGTTCAATACCTGTAAACTCTACTCAGTGCCAGTTTGGAAAATGGTTCTATTCAGATGCCCAAAAACTAAACGCAATGCAAAATAACCCTATGGAGTGTATGAGTTCCATTGAGCAACTTCACTTTGATTTGCATGATATTTATCTCAATATCTATAAGATCTACTATGAAACAGAGTCTAAAGGTTTTTTCGAGAAAATTTTCGGGAAAAAGAAGAAAATCACAGATGAAGCTAAAACACTTGCAAAAGAGTACTTTAACAATATGGAAGAAGTTTCAAAAAAATTGGTTGCCGAGATCAATCGCATGGAAAGAAGAATCGTAGCAATCTCTGAAAAAGAGTTTGAAGCACTCTAA
- the truD gene encoding tRNA pseudouridine(13) synthase TruD: protein MKLIYPLNIQNEFVFNSSPRDFTVEEIPLYEFTGEGEHLILKVRKKELTTWEMIDIISGYVGIKRKEIGYAGLKDKHAMTIQSISLPAKFEEKIAAFEHPQIKILEVTKHNNKIRVGHLKGNRFQIRLKKVLGLQKDKLDSGLKWIKANGVPNYFGNQRFGTDGTNWIDGKKILEGTLKIRDKKTHEFLIGSYQSYLFNQWLSKRMELNLMLEKFSEEETETFMSLPQGSLKGSKKQPQFYKLLQGDLMMHYPYGRLFEVEDIQEEAERFMSKDIAPTGLVPGSKTKRASGVARMIESQFDEEMKLYGARRYAWIQVSEIKGKYVEEKAHYELSFTLPKGSYATNVLDVLRGSALEY from the coding sequence ATGAAACTTATATATCCGCTTAATATTCAAAATGAATTTGTATTCAACTCATCACCAAGAGACTTTACTGTAGAAGAGATTCCATTGTACGAGTTTACAGGAGAAGGAGAACACCTTATACTGAAAGTTCGAAAAAAAGAACTGACCACCTGGGAGATGATAGATATCATATCCGGTTATGTTGGGATCAAACGTAAAGAGATCGGATATGCTGGTCTTAAAGATAAACATGCGATGACGATCCAGTCCATCTCTTTACCTGCAAAATTTGAAGAGAAGATCGCTGCTTTTGAACATCCCCAGATCAAAATTCTTGAGGTAACAAAGCACAACAACAAGATCAGGGTAGGGCATCTTAAGGGGAACCGTTTCCAGATACGTCTAAAAAAGGTATTGGGATTGCAAAAAGATAAATTGGATTCAGGTCTAAAGTGGATCAAGGCAAATGGTGTACCGAATTATTTTGGAAATCAACGTTTCGGTACAGACGGTACCAACTGGATCGACGGAAAAAAGATCCTCGAAGGTACACTTAAGATCAGAGACAAAAAAACACATGAATTTTTGATCGGTTCATACCAATCATATCTTTTTAACCAGTGGCTCTCTAAACGTATGGAGCTGAACCTTATGCTTGAAAAGTTCTCTGAAGAGGAGACAGAAACCTTTATGAGCCTTCCTCAAGGATCTTTAAAAGGAAGCAAGAAACAGCCACAGTTCTATAAACTGCTTCAAGGGGATTTAATGATGCATTATCCTTATGGACGGCTTTTTGAAGTAGAGGATATACAAGAAGAGGCAGAACGTTTTATGAGCAAAGATATTGCTCCGACAGGTCTGGTTCCCGGTAGTAAGACAAAAAGGGCTTCAGGTGTTGCCAGAATGATTGAATCGCAATTTGATGAAGAGATGAAACTTTATGGTGCCAGAAGGTATGCATGGATACAAGTGAGTGAGATCAAAGGAAAATATGTCGAAGAGAAGGCACATTATGAGTTGAGTTTTACACTTCCCAAAGGATCTTATGCTACGAATGTGCTTGATGTATTGCGAGGCAGCGCTTTAGAATACTAA
- a CDS encoding sensor domain-containing diguanylate cyclase, translated as MEEELALCYQILDASDEQIAVIDTKYHYIFANEAYLSAHQKHREEIKNTHLQDTIGADTFNNKLKQQLNDCYIGKEVSYEGWIKFQEKGFKFMRVRYTALRNTQNQVKAISISYRDLTEQKQCEVSLSESKQIIEQISITDWVTELHSKIYFDEVFPKVINISKRNDQILSFGLINIDNFKEYNETHGGNAGDEALKKIAKSLKNSFKRPNDYTFRLDKDTFAMLFNVTKYKDVEYLCEKIRQCIESLRIEHSNSSEMLGLTVSMGVSILKPDQNESADMIYRNTQQLLKHAKKEGKNKIYYSQS; from the coding sequence TTGGAAGAAGAGTTAGCATTATGTTATCAGATATTGGATGCTTCAGATGAACAAATTGCGGTAATCGATACTAAATATCACTATATTTTCGCAAATGAAGCCTATCTAAGTGCGCATCAGAAGCATAGAGAAGAGATCAAGAATACTCATCTTCAAGATACCATTGGGGCAGATACTTTTAACAATAAGCTAAAACAGCAACTCAATGATTGTTATATAGGCAAAGAAGTATCCTATGAAGGCTGGATTAAGTTTCAGGAAAAAGGTTTCAAATTTATGCGTGTACGATATACGGCTTTACGTAATACACAAAATCAAGTGAAAGCTATTTCTATCTCCTATCGTGATCTTACTGAACAAAAGCAATGTGAAGTATCACTCTCGGAAAGTAAACAGATCATTGAACAGATAAGTATTACTGACTGGGTCACTGAACTGCATAGTAAAATCTATTTTGATGAAGTTTTTCCTAAAGTGATCAATATCTCGAAAAGAAATGACCAGATACTTTCTTTTGGTTTAATCAATATCGACAACTTTAAAGAGTACAACGAAACACACGGTGGGAATGCAGGTGATGAGGCGTTAAAAAAGATTGCCAAGTCATTAAAAAACTCTTTTAAACGACCTAATGATTATACGTTTCGGCTTGATAAAGATACCTTTGCGATGTTGTTTAATGTTACAAAATACAAAGATGTCGAATATTTATGTGAAAAGATTCGACAGTGCATTGAATCACTGAGAATAGAACATTCAAACTCTTCAGAAATGCTTGGTTTGACTGTTTCCATGGGCGTCAGTATTTTAAAACCGGACCAAAATGAGAGTGCCGATATGATTTATAGAAATACGCAACAACTGTTAAAGCATGCAAAAAAAGAGGGCAAAAATAAAATATACTATTCTCAGAGTTGA
- a CDS encoding endonuclease/exonuclease/phosphatase family protein, translating to MFIPSQLHHRSCEIECQTALPDTFGVLCWNVYKQNKKHFHFKHYLHTLHQEKSIDICIMQEAAFSDQERFALEHCTYDAAANIEVNGGFYGVLTASLVASRCANAYLSEGRESLFGPHKSLLVSYYPLSDGRELLILNVHAINFRESRHYDRELEHFLLRVKDHKGPMIIAGDFNTWNKLRMQKLYLLCKGLGLQRVPFSQDDKIKSFMGHHLDFIFFRDLKLLEYEVIEEDTISDHNPLVARFQL from the coding sequence ATGTTTATACCTTCTCAACTTCATCATCGATCCTGTGAGATAGAGTGCCAAACTGCACTTCCCGATACTTTCGGGGTATTATGCTGGAATGTCTATAAACAGAATAAAAAACATTTTCATTTCAAGCATTATCTGCATACACTGCATCAAGAAAAATCAATAGATATCTGTATTATGCAAGAGGCTGCGTTTAGTGACCAGGAAAGGTTTGCACTTGAACACTGTACCTATGATGCAGCAGCGAATATTGAAGTGAACGGAGGTTTTTATGGTGTACTCACAGCAAGTCTTGTTGCTTCCCGATGTGCCAATGCCTATCTCTCTGAGGGTAGAGAGAGCCTGTTTGGTCCACATAAAAGTCTTCTTGTCAGTTATTATCCCTTAAGTGATGGAAGGGAATTATTGATACTGAATGTACATGCGATCAATTTTCGTGAAAGCAGACATTATGATAGAGAGCTTGAACATTTTCTTTTGAGAGTCAAAGACCATAAAGGGCCCATGATCATTGCAGGGGACTTCAATACGTGGAATAAGTTACGTATGCAAAAACTTTACTTATTGTGTAAGGGATTGGGATTGCAGAGAGTACCTTTTAGTCAAGATGATAAAATAAAATCATTTATGGGGCACCATCTAGATTTTATTTTTTTTAGAGATTTAAAGCTTTTAGAGTATGAAGTCATAGAAGAAGATACGATCTCCGATCACAACCCTTTAGTGGCGCGCTTTCAACTCTGA
- a CDS encoding OmpA family protein, which translates to MFRKKATDEGSNFWISYADLMAGLLFVFILLIGAIVSKSMILKSNLHDKEEKLSQVSKNLEDKEGKLEDIKVVLAKYESILDEKEALLSHNKKILDKQQNQIITQEQKLQLSAEEIKKLNQMLLEANTLRDSLNDKVIIVQNLLAQKEDDIQKQSKRLEEYEGKVLILSNQLTQADKNATQKDEKILALLNALDEKETNYDALVAKLQEQKARIKSLTGLKIKVIAALKEELGDKVNIDKNSGSLKLASNILFDRGSYTLKKEAEAELKKAFEEYVGTLVTSPKIKPYLDKVIIEGHTDSDGGYLYNLDLSQKRAFAVMNFLLTLDFAEKYNVKPLMIASGRAYLDPIVIDGKEDKEASRRIEIKFRLKNQDAMEEIEKVLDAQ; encoded by the coding sequence GTGTTTAGAAAAAAAGCGACAGATGAGGGATCTAACTTCTGGATATCCTATGCCGACCTTATGGCAGGTTTGCTCTTTGTCTTTATACTGCTTATAGGTGCGATCGTCTCAAAATCTATGATTTTAAAAAGCAACCTTCATGACAAAGAAGAGAAACTCAGCCAAGTTTCTAAGAACCTTGAAGATAAAGAGGGAAAACTTGAAGATATTAAGGTAGTGCTTGCAAAATACGAGTCTATTTTGGATGAAAAAGAAGCACTCCTGTCTCATAATAAGAAGATATTGGATAAACAGCAAAATCAAATCATTACACAAGAGCAAAAACTCCAGTTAAGTGCAGAAGAGATCAAGAAACTCAATCAAATGCTGCTTGAAGCCAATACACTAAGAGACAGTCTCAATGATAAAGTAATTATCGTTCAAAATCTCTTGGCCCAAAAAGAAGATGATATTCAAAAACAAAGTAAACGTCTGGAAGAGTATGAAGGAAAAGTGTTGATACTTTCCAATCAACTGACTCAAGCTGATAAAAATGCTACACAAAAAGATGAAAAGATCTTGGCACTCTTAAATGCTTTAGATGAAAAAGAGACAAATTATGATGCACTTGTGGCAAAACTTCAGGAGCAAAAAGCAAGGATCAAATCCCTTACTGGTTTAAAGATCAAAGTGATTGCTGCGCTTAAAGAGGAGTTGGGTGATAAAGTAAATATCGACAAGAACAGTGGATCATTGAAATTAGCATCCAATATACTGTTTGACAGGGGTAGTTATACTCTAAAAAAAGAGGCTGAAGCTGAACTTAAAAAAGCATTTGAAGAGTATGTAGGGACTCTTGTGACAAGTCCAAAGATAAAGCCTTATCTGGATAAAGTGATTATCGAGGGACATACCGATAGCGACGGTGGATACCTATATAACCTTGACCTTTCCCAAAAACGTGCATTTGCTGTCATGAATTTTTTGCTAACACTTGATTTTGCAGAAAAGTATAATGTAAAACCATTGATGATCGCCTCAGGCCGTGCATACCTTGATCCAATAGTAATAGACGGTAAAGAGGATAAAGAAGCTTCAAGACGTATAGAGATCAAGTTCAGACTAAAAAACCAGGATGCTATGGAAGAAATAGAGAAGGTGTTGGATGCACAGTAA
- a CDS encoding MotA/TolQ/ExbB proton channel family protein, which produces MLQLEERRKSSCAMQFLVILFLPFLLLVGLGLGYMGIIPLKVELHTLVIVAFIFVVFSSFIKHNANYSACHMRGSFRYMEEELQSALHNNSLTIMDKTKSTLNIEDFFKEFYKEMLNDNFARVAPSVFPMLGILGTFIAIAMSMPDFTVQDLTALDQEISILLSGIGTAFYASIYGIFLSLLWMYFEKRGNAKVDKNIFDLEKLYDGRVWKESELIKHRHMQSELKDQELIKTLHETFNMNFIKDLNEQYLRNFTKVLEETSKNFTEVTTHMLSASEHLNTTLEKIRIQKESINAESVMKSNIEAFNETAQNLQKSLELFDGTVDHTFEKIDSEMGKAIEKLSTFGQAISEQNQLILKKMPIEDKE; this is translated from the coding sequence ATGTTACAATTAGAAGAACGCCGTAAAAGTTCATGTGCTATGCAGTTTTTAGTAATACTATTCCTGCCTTTTTTACTTTTAGTGGGCTTAGGATTGGGATATATGGGAATTATCCCTTTGAAAGTAGAGTTACATACCTTAGTAATCGTTGCATTTATTTTTGTTGTATTCAGCAGTTTTATCAAGCATAATGCTAACTATTCGGCATGTCATATGCGCGGTAGTTTTAGATATATGGAAGAGGAGCTTCAATCAGCATTACATAACAATTCACTCACCATTATGGATAAGACCAAATCTACCCTCAATATCGAAGATTTCTTCAAAGAGTTTTATAAAGAGATGCTCAATGATAACTTTGCACGTGTTGCACCATCTGTCTTTCCGATGTTGGGTATTTTAGGTACGTTTATTGCGATTGCTATGTCTATGCCTGATTTCACAGTACAAGACCTTACTGCACTTGATCAGGAGATCTCTATACTGCTTTCAGGGATCGGTACAGCTTTCTATGCATCTATTTACGGTATTTTCCTTTCACTTCTTTGGATGTATTTTGAAAAAAGAGGCAACGCTAAAGTCGATAAGAATATCTTTGATCTTGAAAAGCTCTATGATGGACGTGTATGGAAAGAGAGTGAACTGATCAAGCACCGACATATGCAAAGTGAACTCAAAGACCAGGAGCTTATCAAGACACTGCATGAAACATTCAACATGAACTTTATCAAAGATTTGAATGAGCAATATCTCAGAAATTTTACAAAAGTGCTTGAAGAGACCAGTAAAAACTTCACTGAAGTGACTACACATATGCTGAGTGCTTCAGAACACCTCAATACTACTTTGGAAAAGATACGTATACAAAAGGAAAGTATCAATGCAGAATCGGTAATGAAGTCAAACATTGAAGCTTTTAATGAAACTGCACAGAACCTTCAAAAATCACTTGAACTCTTTGACGGTACTGTTGACCATACTTTTGAAAAAATAGACAGTGAAATGGGTAAAGCAATTGAAAAACTATCTACTTTCGGACAGGCGATCAGTGAACAAAATCAACTCATTTTGAAAAAAATGCCAATCGAAGATAAGGAGTAA